The following DNA comes from Papaver somniferum cultivar HN1 chromosome 4, ASM357369v1, whole genome shotgun sequence.
TGAGATTTTAAATAGAATGTTCAGCCATTTCCTTCGTGCATCCTCATGAGAAAATCTTATTATTACAGTAAGTGTATAACTGCTTTTTCCTACAAATTTCTCATACTCCCTTCCAGACTAATGTGAAGACAAACTAACTTCTACCATTTTCAGAGAATGATCTACCTGTCATGTTAAACCAAGATCAAACACTACAATATCATCATGTGAATCCATCCACTAAAAATTCAATCAGCTAATCATAAACCCATCAGTATACGGTAAAAAACAGCTTAAGCAAGTACAGCAACAGAATACTAACTATAACAGCATCCAAGGGAACTTACCAAGAAATTACCGAGTGTGGAGGAATTATACCCTAAATAATGTCTGCTGATCCTGGCCTAGACCTTAATGATCCTTCTCTGTTAAGATAGCTTCTCTGTGAGGTTAAAATGCCGACACATTTTATTACTGTAAACAAAGCTCAACATGCAGATGAATTAGTTTGTTACCTCCTCAAGAATCAAGAATTTTTATTCTGGGAACAGTAAAGGTGAGTAGAACAATATTAGCAGAGAACGGAATCGACAAAGATTTTATATAGCATGATACAAGAGGACAgcatttcttttctttattattgatTTATATCTACTGCACAAAGCTGTTACAAAATACATCCTCTTACTTGACTAAGAGCTTGTTACAAATACAATGATACATGCATCTTACACATCCCAAAAAAATTACAATGAGCAACATAACCTAACCAACCAAACCATACATTAGACAGGAGCAAAAGGAGCAAACACTTATTACTTAGAAGAAGTTAAAAAGCAGTTAGAAATGGTGGAGACTTTAAACCTTTATGGATATACTGAACCCCTTTTCACCTCCAACTAGGTTTCTGTTTCTTGAGTACTAGCCAAAAAAGCTTCTGCAATTTGCCGACCCACAGAAGCATTGCTTCATTCTGCCAGATTCCACATAATCATAAGTCAACTCTGTCATTGGAGGAATGTGTTTAAATGCATAAAACATGATATGCGGAAAAGAATCCTTGTTTTGACCACGTAAAACAAGTTGCCAAAAGACATTTGGAGAGCAGCCATGGTTCATGAAACGAGCTACATTTCCCATCTTCTTTGCACTGATCATCATAGGTAATGCAGGCTTGAATGCTTCATTCAAATCCACGGGCTTTTCTTCTCCTATCAACTCTGGCACATAATTCCATTCATTTGAGTAGTCTCCCAAATGGGTGGCATTGAAGATATAATCATCGTCTACATGTGCTCCTCCTCTGTCATCTTTATCTATGACTTCTCCTGCAtattcacagataaaagtgcctGCACGTATAGGATCCCAAGAACAAAGACCCCAACCTTTATTCTTCGTCATAAATACCTCCAGGCGCACTTTTGGACCGTTTTGGGACACTTGATTTTTGCAGTTAGGGTAACATGAACAAGAAGGACCACACTCGTGTATCAAAGACTTTTGGATCGCGAGGATCCCATTGGCATATGGGGGATCACCTCCATTTGCCAGAATACAAGAGCAATTGGAACTTGGAAGACATTTACCGCCTTGACATTGGCAGCCAATTAAGGGATTCACAGGTTTAAGATACTTGAGACCAGTATGATAAAGAAAGGGCGCAGGTCTTCCATCACCAATATCAATCTCATTTACAAGCGGAACTGGTACCTTCTCTGCTCCGGCGGTTATGTCTTGTAATATAAGCCCAGGACGAGAATTAATGTCCTCCCTCCATGATTGAATCGATTTCCAGATAGTGAATGCTTCGGGTTGCCCAGGCATCCTCACCATTTTAAATTTGAAAACACCAGCACCTGTTTTAGTTTTCTCAGTCCATGATTTTTGTATTTTATAAAGACCATCGTACATATATACTTTACCAGTTGGATTAGCAACATCCTTCACACCTCTAATAACCCTCACTTCACTAGCCCGATGCAAGCTTTTCTCCAGTGCAAGATTTCCCCTTTCAAGCTTTTGATCACCTTCGTCTTTTCCACCCTGCCCACTATAAATCAACACATTCCCATCCCCAACATCATCCTCATACCCTCCAGATGAAACAACACTTAAAGCAACAGGTTCTTCACCTTGATCAAACTTCAAAACCATATAATCAATCCCCGCCATACTCTGTGCATGTAGTCCCACCAAGCAAAGCTCTATCCTAAAATAAAATATGTCTCCAACTTCAATCCCATTAACAACCCCAACCCTCTTCCTCATATTTGTCCTCAACCCTTTTGCCATCATTATCGACCCAGCTGTTAAATCCGGTCGCTTATTAATTTCACCTTCAACTTGAGCAAGCCTTCTTCTAAGTGCATCAAATTTCATCAAAACATTCCCAACAGATACACTATCCCCTTCTTGTGATGATAACCTAACCTCTTCACTAATTTTCACCCTCTTAGTAGGTCTAGTAATACTAGTAGACCTTTGCTTCCCTCCATTACTAGCACCAGTTGAATCTATAATTGGTATACTACTGTTAGTACTATTCCCTTGTTCATTCGTCGTCGAGGAAGGGGTTTTTGGGTTTTTCTTAGGAAGATCGGGTTTTGCTGGTGTGTGAACTGGGTATTGAGGGATCGAAGGATTAAAAAAAGGTTGATAAAACTGAGAAAACTGAGAAAACCCAGTTGgatttggtggtggttgtggtggtgcaGGATGAGAAACTTGAGATCCAAATGGTGGAAATGAAGAAATCGGAGATATACAGCGTAAAGGCTTTACATCTAAAACTCTATTCTTATCAAAAGTAGGAGGATCAGAACCCAAACCTGTTTCCATTGCAATCCTTTTCAGCAACTGAATTAGTTAGATTTGAAGCAGTAGAATCAACAGATCATAAACAAAGACAAGAATCTTCTAATCTGAGAGTGATTTTTGAATTTAGCAGGCAATTCTTTTTTTGGTAACTTCGGAATAaatgaaaccctaactgaaaTGAGAAAGATGAAGTGAATTTGGCAAGTTAAAAAATATGCTTACTACTTTTACTAAAACTGTCTGTTGCCCAATCGTGTGAAGAGTCAATAGTCAACACACACCTCCAAGTGTGACCACGCTCACTCCACATGTGTGATCAGTAGTTGGTGTAATTATGGATTGTAGGACATCGATTTTGGTTGGGGAAAACCAATCGGGTCGTGCTACCCCACGCGGCAGGATTTGAGACCAGTCCATTCAGTAGGATCCTTCTTAAGGCAGTGGCCATTGCATCAACCAAtgaagcaaaatttgagaaactcGGTATTGGAAAGAAAAAGTGCACTTGGTACTTATAAGTCTATAAGACATTAAAGTGTTCCTTTTCATGTCTATTTCTTTAGTTTTTGAAACTGCAGTCGAACTGAAATAACTAGGGAATCATAACTTCATAAGTATCCTGGTGACTTCCATTCAGTAGCATTCTTAAGTGAGAAGATACATAGAGAATCCATAGAACTCAAGATTCATCATAGAAGTTGGTTTAAGCTGAATagattggaaaaaaaattcatcacctTTCATGTAGATGACGGTACAAAAAGATTGAATCTTCAAAATTCATTTACAAAATAACAAAAAACTTCCAGGTTGACTGTTGTTTAAAAAACTTCCAGGTTGACTGTTGTTTACCTGTTCTGGTTGCAAGATTTTAACATCAATGTCCGAACCCTTCTTCAACCTTTTCGTCAAAAATAAAATCAATGCTGTAATATATGTTTGAGCCCCTATCCTGTGCTTGGTTTCTAAATTCTCTTCTGTATATCTAAAATTTGTCTACTCCTTGGATCTCCCTTACGTAACCATCTCTCCACCAGTCATTCTTCTCACTCTTCCACCATGTTCTTGTCCTCTGGCTTTCGTCGCTGCATACATTTCCTTTTCCTCCTAGTTTTCCCCCTCTTGTTATCCAATCTCAGCCTTACCCCTTTCAATACTTTTTTTACCGTCCTCTCCTTCTGCTCTGTTGTTTCGTCTTTCCTAAACACAGTTTCCATCCTACTCTGGAATCGCAGACAATCACTTTGGTACTCATCAAATATCTCTTCAGTGAGGGAACATTTTTGCTCCAATTCTTTGCACTTTTTCTGCTCAGACAGGTTTTGCTTTTTAAGCGAGGAAACTAATTTCTGTTCCTTTTGAGAATTAACGATTTCTATCTTTAGCTTCGACACTTCAGCCTCTGTCTGATTTATCACACCCTTCAGCTTAGATATTTGATTTTGCAGGTTTACAACGTCCCTAGTATAGTTGCCTGATTCCACTTTGAGTAACTCTACTTCTTTCAGAGCTAGATCCTTCAATGATGATTCAGCAGCAACACTCTTCCCCAGATTCAAAACTTTTTCTTGTTCCCTCTTCAAATCTTCTACAAGAACAGTGATGAGGTTTTCATTGTTACTGGTCTTGCAACGTTTCTTTTCTGGAGTCATTTCCTCGCAATCAGAAATGCATTTTCTCTTTGTTGAGGGACTTCGCACATACTTGGAAGACATTGTAGACATAAGAATGCCGACAGGGACGAGAACTTCAACAGTTTCAAACTGGAGTTGTTTTTCTAACAGGATAGCTTGTGGAGTTGAGATATATGTGCAAACAACGCCAGCTGGGGTTGTTGTGGGCATGTCACTTGCAACTTGTTTGTCAGCAAATAATAGTTTTTTTTCCAATATGTTACACCTTTGTTGCTCAGCAGTGATTCGCATTTCAAGAGCTGAGCATATAAAAGAAAGCAATAGCTGCTGAGCGCTGTTATTTTCTTTCAGCTGCATCATTTTGTCGTTGTGCTGATTGATCACATGGTTCTGACTACAAATCTGCTTTTTCATTCTTTTAGCTTGCTCAATGTAGATGGCAGATTCTTTTTTGAGGGATTCGACTtctttcaaagatatttctttttcagttttcAGATCAAAATTACTTTTCTCTAACCATTTAACCTTTTCCTGTTCCTTCCTTAAATCTTCTTTCAGAGCCTTGACGCTGTTTTCACTATCCCAAAGCTTTTGGGATAATATCTTCAAGCAATAAAGATCACGATGTAAAAGATAATAAGTATGCATAATTCGTTTGGAATATATAAGGTGGAAAAGTAAGTTCTACCATACCTTCCAAGCACGATCTCCACCACTGGATTCGACATCTTCGCTTCCATCCATTTCTAGAGTCTTTATCTCAGTGAAACTAATTGACTTTCTCTTTATTTGCAGGTTTGTAAAGGTATTAGGCTTATCGGTTTCTTTACATAAGGGAGCAGCTTGAGAGGTCGAAATAGTTATGCTGTTACAAACTTTGACAGATGGTGGAGTTGCATGGGTGTCAGTGGTAAACTGGTTTGCAGATTGTAGTTCCTGAGAAGAGGAAAAAGTTAGTTTGTTCACACTAAAATGACCAGACAAGAATTGAGGTATGAAAATTTGATTAGGCAAGGAGTTGGAAGACCAAATAAACTACCTCAATTAAAGATATCCTCTGGCTCTGGGTAGTATTTGGTAATTCACCACTAAGCATCGGCCAGTATTTGCTCAATTCTTTACGAACCTGAAAACAGAAAATCTGGATGTTAGCAAGTAAAAAGTAAAAACAGTGAGCTGCgatgagaaaacaagaagaggGAGTAGACACAATTAATTTAAAACAATCAAAGAAGAATAAGGAACCAAAGGTCAAGAGTATTCCACCGATTCTATCACACGCCACGTCGACTCCAATGGAGAGGCATCAGACTTAGAAGAGCCAGTGATAGGTCTGTCCTCGAGTAAAGCTTCAACACAGGCAAGGACAGACTTTGACAAGGATTTTAAATGGTATCCTCCCTCCAAGGCCATCACAATTCTTCCACTGGCAAATGCCATTAACTAGAAAAAGTGACAAAAGTAGAGCCACTGGAAGAGTTAATCAGACCTGAACAAAGATAAAGGATAACATCCACTAGAAAGATGAGAAAATTTTATTCAAAATCCAACCTTCTTTAACATAACAGAATATCCATTTGGTGTAACAAAACAACCCCCTAGGGTATCACCAGCAGCTGTTGCATGGAGGGCATCACAGGTTGATAATTGGCACAAATTCAAAAAGAAACAATCATTACGTATTAATGTGTTAGAAATTTACAAGACATTGATAAAAATAATTGGCACTAAAGAAGATAATTGGCACAAGATGAATATGCCATTTCATATGTGGCGCATCACATGTATTTTGATAAGCAAAGGTAAAACAGCCAAAATGAGATGTTAAAATACCGCAGTCAGATTTTTATTCATTGAGCTtttttccccatatatatatatatacaaaatactgGAACTGCGGAACTGTGGAACATGCCTAAACTTAAATAAAAGGTTGGAAAAAACATAACAATAACTAGCAGATTAAGAACACAGTCAAAAAAGATGCATATCAAACCCCGGGTACAATACCTGCATCGAATCCAGCAGAAATTAGAATGATGTCTGGATTAAAAGCCTTAGTAATTGGAATCAATACATGATCCCAGACAGCAAAGTAATCAGCATCACCACACTCTCCTTGCTCCCACGGGACATTTACATTATACCCTGTACCTGATCCTTCTCCTATCATAACATGAGAACCATCGTCCCCAGCTGGAAAAAATTCCCCAAAGTCGTGCCTGCGTAAAACAGAAGATGCCAATGGTGTTACAAGATACTTTATACTTGAGGGAATACAAACAACATCTTCTAATAAATCTTCAATACCTATGAACGTTGAAGACCAACACACGAGGATCTTCCCAGAACATATTTTGA
Coding sequences within:
- the LOC113275804 gene encoding histone deacetylase 18-like — translated: MEIHSRTNAVRPRVGLLYDERMCEHAKPPEDTEHHPEIPNRIKAIWSRLESANIPQRCLVMKTKEAEDKYIGLVHEQKYIDLIKSLRSKSDSQRKVIAEDFNSIYFNEGSSQSAYLAAGGVIEVAEKVAKGKLDSAVAIVRPPGHHAEADEALGFCIFNNVAIAANVLVNEKPELGIKKILIVDWDVHHGNGTQNMFWEDPRVLVFNVHRHDFGEFFPAGDDGSHVMIGEGSGTGYNVNVPWEQGECGDADYFAVWDHVLIPITKAFNPDIILISAGFDAAAGDTLGGCFVTPNGYSVMLKKLMAFASGRIVMALEGGYHLKSLSKSVLACVEALLEDRPITGSSKSDASPLESTWRVIESVRKELSKYWPMLSGELPNTTQSQRISLIEELQSANQFTTDTHATPPSVKVCNSITISTSQAAPLCKETDKPNTFTNLQIKRKSISFTEIKTLEMDGSEDVESSGGDRAWKILSQKLWDSENSVKALKEDLRKEQEKVKWLEKSNFDLKTEKEISLKEVESLKKESAIYIEQAKRMKKQICSQNHVINQHNDKMMQLKENNSAQQLLLSFICSALEMRITAEQQRCNILEKKLLFADKQVASDMPTTTPAGVVCTYISTPQAILLEKQLQFETVEVLVPVGILMSTMSSKYVRSPSTKRKCISDCEEMTPEKKRCKTSNNENLITVLVEDLKREQEKVLNLGKSVAAESSLKDLALKEVELLKVESGNYTRDVVNLQNQISKLKGVINQTEAEVSKLKIEIVNSQKEQKLVSSLKKQNLSEQKKCKELEQKCSLTEEIFDEYQSDCLRFQSRMETVFRKDETTEQKERTVKKVLKGVRLRLDNKRGKTRRKRKCMQRRKPEDKNMVEE
- the LOC113275803 gene encoding histone-lysine N-methyltransferase, H3 lysine-9 specific SUVH1-like; translation: METGLGSDPPTFDKNRVLDVKPLRCISPISSFPPFGSQVSHPAPPQPPPNPTGFSQFSQFYQPFFNPSIPQYPVHTPAKPDLPKKNPKTPSSTTNEQGNSTNSSIPIIDSTGASNGGKQRSTSITRPTKRVKISEEVRLSSQEGDSVSVGNVLMKFDALRRRLAQVEGEINKRPDLTAGSIMMAKGLRTNMRKRVGVVNGIEVGDIFYFRIELCLVGLHAQSMAGIDYMVLKFDQGEEPVALSVVSSGGYEDDVGDGNVLIYSGQGGKDEGDQKLERGNLALEKSLHRASEVRVIRGVKDVANPTGKVYMYDGLYKIQKSWTEKTKTGAGVFKFKMVRMPGQPEAFTIWKSIQSWREDINSRPGLILQDITAGAEKVPVPLVNEIDIGDGRPAPFLYHTGLKYLKPVNPLIGCQCQGGKCLPSSNCSCILANGGDPPYANGILAIQKSLIHECGPSCSCYPNCKNQVSQNGPKVRLEVFMTKNKGWGLCSWDPIRAGTFICEYAGEVIDKDDRGGAHVDDDYIFNATHLGDYSNEWNYVPELIGEEKPVDLNEAFKPALPMMISAKKMGNVARFMNHGCSPNVFWQLVLRGQNKDSFPHIMFYAFKHIPPMTELTYDYVESGRMKQCFCGSANCRSFFG